From a region of the Campylobacter anatolicus genome:
- a CDS encoding TRAP transporter small permease subunit yields MSKIERFFDKFGNFIGYICMILMALMIVDVFFNVIARYFFKYGNVGFQELEWHLFSVIFLLGMSYALKEDAHVRVDIFYTKFNPKTKAMINMLGAIFFIIPFALLIGFLSIDFVFEAFTSNEASADPGGLTHRWIVKSFIPISVFLLIFFAIGFFIKNLNKYLVAKKD; encoded by the coding sequence TTGTCAAAGATTGAGAGATTTTTTGATAAATTTGGAAATTTTATCGGATATATTTGTATGATTTTGATGGCGTTGATGATAGTTGATGTCTTTTTTAACGTTATCGCAAGATACTTTTTTAAATACGGAAATGTCGGATTTCAAGAGCTTGAGTGGCATCTATTCTCGGTTATATTTTTGCTTGGTATGAGTTATGCGTTAAAAGAGGATGCACACGTTCGCGTTGATATATTTTATACTAAATTTAACCCCAAAACAAAAGCTATGATAAATATGCTGGGAGCTATATTTTTTATAATTCCATTTGCACTTCTGATAGGATTTTTGTCGATTGATTTTGTGTTTGAAGCATTTACTTCAAATGAAGCTAGTGCCGATCCTGGCGGTCTAACTCACAGATGGATCGTAAAGTCTTTCATACCGATCTCGGTATTCTTGCTTATATTTTTTGCTATTGGTTTTTTTATTAAAAATTTAAACAAATACCTAGTGGCAAAAAAGGATTAG